The stretch of DNA GAGTCTCAACATCTTCTGATTCGAGAAGGGTGTGAAGTTCAGGACCCCCCACCGGCAGCATTCCGCACAGCTGCCAGATTGACGCAACAGGCTCATCAGAGATTTCAGTGTCGGCATCCCAGAGCATCTCGCCATACTTACTTGCACGAGTGAGCAGGTTACGAACCTCTAACTCAAGACTCATGCGCTGAGAATCAAACGTGTAATCCCAGACCAGCTCAGGAAGATACTCCACTTCTGCTCGAGGGTAAGGATCTGGTTCTAACCACTTTGTGATGACGAAACGCTTGGTGCCTGTGGCGGTGATGCCAAGGTTTTCATCGGTCATGCCAAAGTCTTCTACTTTGGCAAC from Aurantimicrobium sp. MWH-Uga1 encodes:
- a CDS encoding LON peptidase substrate-binding domain-containing protein, with the translated sequence MALILPQFPVGSVLMPYMPLALRVFEPRYLKLMGDLVGSDNPVFGVPLYPQRVSAGQQPERLTIGTVAKVEDFGMTDENLGITATGTKRFVITKWLEPDPYPRAEVEYLPELVWDYTFDSQRMSLELEVRNLLTRASKYGEMLWDADTEISDEPVASIWQLCGMLPVGGPELHTLLESEDVETLIENALAICAGGNRYLDALDTGQSPADES